The Gemmatimonadota bacterium genome has a segment encoding these proteins:
- a CDS encoding type II toxin-antitoxin system VapC family toxin, with product MTTAYVDTSIVVATLLDEPGADVMRQRLGMFDALVSSALIEAELFATLTRQRVALSALNKGIVELVTPVRALTSELLRVYTAGYVRGADAWHLATALYVSPDPSALTFLTLDAAQGEVARTLGFVT from the coding sequence TTGACGACCGCGTATGTCGACACGTCCATCGTCGTCGCGACCTTACTCGATGAACCTGGCGCGGATGTCATGAGGCAGCGCCTTGGGATGTTCGACGCCCTCGTGTCGTCCGCATTGATCGAGGCCGAGCTGTTCGCCACCCTGACACGCCAGCGCGTGGCCCTCTCCGCCCTGAACAAGGGAATAGTCGAGCTGGTCACCCCAGTGCGGGCGCTGACGAGCGAACTGCTCCGGGTCTACACCGCGGGGTATGTTCGCGGTGCCGATGCCTGGCACCTGGCCACGGCGTTATACGTGTCGCCGGACCCGTCCGCGCTGACATTCCTCACCCTGGACGCGGCGCAGGGCGAAGTGGCTCGCACGTTGGGGTTTGTCACCTGA
- a CDS encoding type II toxin-antitoxin system prevent-host-death family antitoxin: MPEEYSLYEAKARLSALVRQVREGHTIVITVHGVPAAELRPIDPERKPQSLDERLAELRALGLIQPAAMKPSDPATFAPVAHRPGALQQFLEERD; the protein is encoded by the coding sequence ATGCCCGAGGAGTACTCGCTGTACGAAGCCAAGGCCCGCCTCTCGGCCCTGGTCCGCCAGGTCCGGGAGGGTCATACCATCGTGATCACGGTCCACGGGGTGCCCGCCGCCGAGCTGCGCCCGATCGACCCTGAGCGGAAGCCGCAGTCGCTCGACGAGCGATTGGCGGAACTGCGGGCACTCGGGTTGATCCAGCCGGCGGCGATGAAGCCATCGGATCCCGCGACTTTCGCGCCTGTCGCGCACCGACCCGGAGCGCTGCAGCAGTTTCTGGAGGAACGCGATTGA